Part of the Labilibaculum antarcticum genome, TAAAGGGGTCGAGATCACTTTAAATACAAATAATTTGATTGGTGATTTTACTTGGAGTACCAGCTTTAATATCTCATTTAATAAAAATGAAGTGACCAAATTGATTGATCCTATTCAACGAAATGTGAACAGGGTAATGGTCGGGGAACCAATTGGTGTATTTTATATAAAAAAATACGCAGGAGTAGATCCTGATAATGGAGATGCGCTTTACTTTATAGAGGACGGAAGTGATGAAACTACAAATGATTATGGTCTTGCTGAAGATATAATTGTTGGAGATCCTAATCCTGACTTTTTTGGAGGTTTGGATAATACCTTTTCGTATAAAGGTTTTGATGCCAGAATTTTCTTCCAGTTTGTATATGGAAATGATATCTATAATGATGCCGGACGTTTTATGTCTGCGAACGGCGATTGGGTAGATAATCAGACACGTGATCAGTTGAAGCGTTGGCAACAACCAGGTGATATTACTGATATTCCTCAGGCGAGATTTGGAGATAGTAATGGAACAAGAACTTCTTCCAGATGGATTTCCGATGGTTCCTATATTCGCCTGAAGGATTTAACCCTTGGATACACTTTGCCAAAAAAATTGGCTCAAAAAATAAATGTTAACAAAGTGAGAATTTACTTCACTGGACAGAACTTATGGACATATACTGATTTTAAAGGTTGGGATCCTGAAGTAAGTGCTCCAGGAAGTAATCGTACTCAGCTGTCAACTAATATTCAGCAAGGTGTTGATTATTATTCTACTCCACAGGCGAAAACGTATATGTTTGGAGTTAATTTAAGCTTCTAACCCAAAAAATATAAAGCATATGAAATATATAAAATCATTACTAATCGTTTTATCCATCCTGATTTTTACTGGATGCGATAGTATTTTGGACCTAGATCCACAACAATCGATTGATACGAATCTGGTTTTGACAACTGCTGAGAACATTGAACTTACTCTTGTGGGAACATATCCAATTGTGAGAGATGCATATGGTCAAAATATGTTCCATTTTAGTGAATTGTTAGCCGATAATGGGGAGTTTGAATTTAGAGGAACATTTTCTCAACCTCGCGATTTAATTAATAAGGATTTGGTGGATAATTTCTCTTGGGGAAATGATGCATGGAATCTGGCATATGATGCTATAAATAGAACTAATATTGTTTTGGATTATAAAGATGTACTTGCTGAAAGTGATCGGGATGAAATAAGTGGGCAGGCAATGTTCTTACGAGGATTGATGTATTTTGACATGGTTCGGTTCTACGCGAAACCTTATGTTGCCGGACAAGCAAATAATCAACCAGGAGTACCATTAATGTTGCATTCTAATTTTGACGTCAGTAAAGTGGAATATCCAGAAAGAGCAACTGTTGATGCAGTATACGATCAAGCCATATCAGACCTTAGTATGGCTAAGACTTTGTTGGGAGAAGATAGTTTTTATGCTAACAGGTTTGCTGCAGCAGCAATTTTATCAAGAATTTATTTACAGAAAGGAATGTATGAAGAGGCTGCAATCGAAGCCAATTATGTAATTACTGAAGGTGGTTTCGATTTGACGGAAGTCCCTTTTGATGCCTACAATAATGAAACTAATGGTTTTGAGGATGTCTTTACTTTTCAGCAAAACAATGATGATAATATTGGAGAAAGTAATGCCGGGATGGCGACTTTTTATGCTAGTACAGATGCTACCGGAAGATCCGATTTCCAAATTACGAATGTAGAAACTGATAAATATGAAGCAGGTGATTTAAGAGGAGAGATTCAAACCGATTTAGATGAAGATTCTAAAATCAATGATGTGAAAAGTATTTATTATTTGGGATTTGGCTCAAATTCTACTGGTGGTAATTATTGCGCTAAGTGGTTAGATTTTAAAACTAATTTGACATTTATTCGTTTAGCAGAAATGTACTTGACAAGAGCCGAAGGTAACTTTGAGGCAGGAACTACTTTAGGAGCAACTCCATTGGATGACATTAATAAAATTCGTTATAGAGCAGGATTAGTTCTGATAGGTTCTGTTACTCAGAGCATAATTAGAAATGAAAGAAAATTAGAGTTAGCATTTGAAGGATTTAGACTTCACGATATTAAGCGTTGGAAGGAATCTGTAGGAACGCTAGCCTATGATGATCCATCTTTGGTTATGCCTATCCCTAAAAGGGAAATTGATGTTAATGATAAATTGACTCAGAACGAAGGTTACTAAGAATGTACTTGTAAAGATCATGAAAAAGGGGCTCATTAGAGCCCCTTTATTTATTTATTTATTTTAGCTTTTTAAAACCCATTCAACTCCATGGTAACTGTTGGAATCAGTAGTAACAGTCCTAATAAAAGAAGGATAGCCATAAAGCCGCCAATCCATTTTACCCATTTGTCGTAAGGGATTTTGGCAACGCCTAGTACGCCAATTAGCACACCAGATGTTGGTGTAATCATATTGGTGAAACCATCTCCAAATTGGAATGCCATTACTGTTGCCTGACGTGATACGCCAATTAAATCGGAGAACTGCGACATCATTGGCATGGTAAGAGCTGCTTTTGCCGAACCGGATGGAATGATGACGTTGATGATGTTTTGAATTAGATACATCATGCTTACGGATGCTATTTTTCCAAAATCATTCATCGATTGAGAAATAGAATAGAGGATTGAATCGATAATATGTCCGTCTTCCAAAACAATTAGAATTCCTCCGGCCAATCCAACAATCATAGCTGCAGAAAGAATATCACGGGCACCATCTAAAAACAGATGGGTAATTTCGTTGGCTGTGTTGTTGAAGGCAATGCCTGAGAAAATTCCCATGGCAAAGAAAAGGGTTGCAATTTCCATGATGTACCAGCCGTATCCCATTACGCCGACGATTAGGAAGATGATTGTGAACAGGAGTAGGTTTAGGATGTAGAAATGAACTGATTTACGCAGAGATAGAATCCCCGAAATGGCAAAAAGAGCAGTGATAATAGGTAACACCATGAAAGTGCTTTCGGAGTTTCCGATTTTTAGGGTACTAACAGGATAGTAGTAGGAAAAGCCAATCATGGAAACCAACAAGACAATGTAAGTCAGCCATGCTGATTTGGGCGTGTAATATTCAATGGTTTCCATGTCGGTATCGTGATGCTTTCTCCAGTATTCATCATCGGTGTAAACTAATGATGATGTAGGATTCTTACGAACCTTGGCTGCATATCGTAGGATGAATGCAAAACCGATCACATTAATTACTACCCAACAGAACAAGCGGTATTCAATACCCGAGAAAAGAGGAAGATTTGATAAACCCTGCGCAATACCAATGGTGAAAGGATTTAGGAGTGCTCCTGCGAAACCAAGTCCGGCAGCTACAAAACAGATGGCTACACCAACAATTGAATCGTATCCCATTTTAATGGCCATGGGAACAAATATGATGGTGAAGGCAATGGTTTCCTCACTCATGCCGAAGGTGGCACCA contains:
- a CDS encoding RagB/SusD family nutrient uptake outer membrane protein — its product is MKYIKSLLIVLSILIFTGCDSILDLDPQQSIDTNLVLTTAENIELTLVGTYPIVRDAYGQNMFHFSELLADNGEFEFRGTFSQPRDLINKDLVDNFSWGNDAWNLAYDAINRTNIVLDYKDVLAESDRDEISGQAMFLRGLMYFDMVRFYAKPYVAGQANNQPGVPLMLHSNFDVSKVEYPERATVDAVYDQAISDLSMAKTLLGEDSFYANRFAAAAILSRIYLQKGMYEEAAIEANYVITEGGFDLTEVPFDAYNNETNGFEDVFTFQQNNDDNIGESNAGMATFYASTDATGRSDFQITNVETDKYEAGDLRGEIQTDLDEDSKINDVKSIYYLGFGSNSTGGNYCAKWLDFKTNLTFIRLAEMYLTRAEGNFEAGTTLGATPLDDINKIRYRAGLVLIGSVTQSIIRNERKLELAFEGFRLHDIKRWKESVGTLAYDDPSLVMPIPKREIDVNDKLTQNEGY
- a CDS encoding YfcC family protein gives rise to the protein MFKKIPHTYVIVFAIVVLSAILTWVIPGGEFERTTVNVNGTDREVIVQGTYQQIESQGQSWEIFSSFFKGFVDKADIIMFILVIGGAFWIMNASKSIDIGIYSFLEFTKKLEKNKLIRKIGVNNIILTLIMLIFSIFGATFGMSEETIAFTIIFVPMAIKMGYDSIVGVAICFVAAGLGFAGALLNPFTIGIAQGLSNLPLFSGIEYRLFCWVVINVIGFAFILRYAAKVRKNPTSSLVYTDDEYWRKHHDTDMETIEYYTPKSAWLTYIVLLVSMIGFSYYYPVSTLKIGNSESTFMVLPIITALFAISGILSLRKSVHFYILNLLLFTIIFLIVGVMGYGWYIMEIATLFFAMGIFSGIAFNNTANEITHLFLDGARDILSAAMIVGLAGGILIVLEDGHIIDSILYSISQSMNDFGKIASVSMMYLIQNIINVIIPSGSAKAALTMPMMSQFSDLIGVSRQATVMAFQFGDGFTNMITPTSGVLIGVLGVAKIPYDKWVKWIGGFMAILLLLGLLLLIPTVTMELNGF